Proteins encoded in a region of the Pyxidicoccus trucidator genome:
- a CDS encoding OmpA family protein: protein MVRWKHGWKALVGATALVAVGCASGPPPRELIDARAAYEGLSTSPQARERPQDVAEAHEALLEAEREYDNSKDSPRARSLAYVALRKAETANALGSADLWARRQAEAQASLQKSQAIQQQRAQSELNAARQQLAQAERERQEAIAQQQRASQMAQSQQAEAAQLRADAQRRQQEAERLKAQAQQRQTEAQQLAQETSRRQSEEQRRMQAEAEALRLTQQNQELQQRAAQMESERQAQMESERQARVQAEQQAEAERQARVEAERKATEALTRLDETAKDLKVREEERGLVLTLSGSVLFASGAVDLLPAARDRLSEVADVLKETKNPLLIEGHTDSQGADAFNEDLSYRRAERVREFLTSRGVPAERINVRGLGEYRPVASNSSPEGRANNRRVEIIIERDQQATGGSGEQQGTGGTGSQAPEQGGSQAQPQGGSQAQPQGGTGGSGQQDVGTGESATPSGSGSLDDDLQEGATPPQPGAQPGQSDTQPPR, encoded by the coding sequence ATGGTGCGTTGGAAGCATGGATGGAAGGCCCTCGTCGGGGCCACGGCGTTGGTCGCGGTGGGCTGCGCGAGCGGACCGCCGCCGCGAGAGCTGATTGACGCGCGCGCCGCGTATGAAGGCCTGTCCACCAGTCCCCAGGCCCGCGAGCGTCCGCAGGATGTCGCCGAGGCCCATGAGGCGCTGCTGGAGGCCGAGCGGGAGTATGACAACAGCAAGGACTCGCCCCGGGCGCGCTCGCTGGCGTACGTGGCGTTGCGCAAGGCGGAGACCGCGAACGCCCTGGGCTCCGCGGACCTCTGGGCACGCCGACAGGCGGAGGCCCAGGCGTCGCTCCAGAAGTCGCAGGCAATCCAGCAACAGCGCGCCCAGTCGGAGCTGAATGCCGCGAGGCAGCAGCTGGCCCAGGCCGAGCGTGAGCGGCAGGAGGCCATCGCGCAGCAGCAGCGGGCGTCGCAGATGGCGCAGTCGCAGCAGGCGGAAGCCGCGCAACTGCGGGCGGATGCTCAGCGGCGCCAGCAGGAGGCGGAGCGGCTGAAGGCCCAGGCCCAGCAACGGCAGACGGAGGCGCAGCAGCTGGCCCAGGAGACGTCGCGGCGCCAGTCGGAGGAGCAGCGCCGCATGCAGGCCGAGGCCGAGGCGCTGAGACTGACGCAGCAGAACCAGGAGCTCCAGCAGCGCGCGGCGCAGATGGAGTCCGAGCGGCAGGCGCAGATGGAGTCCGAGCGGCAGGCGCGGGTGCAGGCCGAGCAGCAGGCGGAGGCGGAGCGGCAGGCGCGCGTGGAAGCCGAGCGGAAGGCGACCGAGGCGCTGACGCGGCTGGATGAGACGGCGAAGGACCTGAAGGTGCGGGAGGAGGAGCGGGGCCTGGTGCTGACGCTCTCCGGCAGCGTGCTCTTCGCCTCGGGCGCGGTGGACCTGCTCCCGGCGGCGCGAGACAGGCTGTCCGAGGTGGCGGACGTGCTGAAGGAGACGAAGAACCCGCTGCTCATCGAGGGCCACACGGACTCGCAGGGAGCGGACGCCTTCAACGAGGACCTGTCCTACCGCCGCGCCGAGCGCGTGCGTGAGTTCCTCACCTCGCGAGGGGTACCGGCCGAGCGCATCAACGTTCGTGGCCTCGGTGAGTATCGGCCGGTGGCGAGCAACAGCAGCCCCGAGGGCCGGGCCAACAACCGGCGCGTGGAAATCATCATCGAGCGCGACCAGCAGGCCACGGGCGGCAGCGGAGAGCAGCAGGGCACGGGCGGTACGGGCTCGCAGGCTCCCGAACAGGGCGGCTCGCAGGCACAGCCGCAGGGCGGCTCGCAGGCACAGCCGCAGGGCGGCACGGGTGGCAGCGGGCAGCAGGACGTGGGCACCGGCGAGTCCGCCACGCCAAGTGGAAGTGGCTCGCTGGACGATGACCTCCAGGAAGGCGCCACCCCGCCCCAGCCCGGTGCACAGCCGGGACAGAGCGACACGCAGCCTCCGCGCTGA
- a CDS encoding PAS domain-containing protein: MSPSSGVPSSSAPLLPSVWVLDDSPAETDAIRRALVPTCQVLTFADGAVLLEALGQRAAPEVLVVDWFLPGMTGLEVCRFLRSNPATAHLPVLLLTANTRPEDVVEGLSAGANDYVFKPFRPAELSARVGALASWERTRRQVLEDERARRLLAEGTLSEVQAAEERAWRSELRFRLAARASRDAVWEWDPRTGAVDWTSGVHEVFGYPPAAVRDVFEWKVEHLHPEDRARVVRSLETTLAGTEHEWQDTYRFRRANGTWAHVVDRCHIVRDSKDKAVQVVGAMQDVTERHEAEAARTRLLELERRAREEADRQRAMLATLFEQVPALLGVLRAPDQRFVVANARMRQIHGNRPLVGRPIREALSELEGQGFLELLDTVFATGEPFSAREMPARLDRRNDGELSEGYFDFMYQPMLDTAGQVEAVILFAVEVTDTVLARRKESELAGALRESEQRLRSALAAANVGTWRLDLGTRLNLRDANFNRILGLEPKETLSPLEDFFARIHPEDRPGIEEAIGRAIRERGVLEAEYRILRTDGAVRWIRDQGQVLLDARGEPTHLTGALADITEPKRLTAEMRERADFERQLIGIVSHDLRNPLSAITLAVSVVLQRGGLDDRMERHVQRIQRSAERATGMIRDLLDFTRARQGGGIPVFPRPADLHEVAHAVVDEVHAASPGRKLVAEQSGNGAGTWDPDRLAQVLSNLLGNALQYSPPDSPVRVVSRGLEDGVVLEVHNEGAPIPPEQQPRIFEPLERGAERPEDRGGRSIGLGLYIVRSIVQAHGGTVEVRSSAEEGTTFTVRLPRHAPSALVPRDVAAG; encoded by the coding sequence GTGAGCCCCTCCTCCGGAGTCCCATCGTCCAGCGCACCCCTCCTGCCCTCCGTGTGGGTGCTCGACGACAGCCCCGCCGAGACGGACGCCATCCGCCGCGCCCTGGTGCCGACGTGCCAGGTCCTCACCTTCGCGGACGGAGCGGTGCTGCTGGAGGCCCTGGGGCAGCGGGCCGCGCCCGAGGTGCTGGTGGTGGACTGGTTCCTCCCGGGGATGACGGGCCTGGAGGTGTGCCGCTTCCTGCGCAGCAACCCCGCCACCGCGCACCTGCCGGTGCTGCTGCTCACCGCCAACACGCGCCCGGAGGACGTGGTGGAGGGGCTGTCGGCCGGCGCCAATGACTACGTCTTCAAGCCCTTCCGCCCGGCGGAGCTGTCCGCGCGGGTGGGAGCGCTGGCGAGCTGGGAGCGCACGCGGAGACAGGTGCTGGAGGACGAGCGCGCGCGGCGCCTGCTGGCCGAGGGCACGCTTTCGGAGGTGCAGGCCGCCGAGGAGCGCGCCTGGCGCAGCGAGCTGCGCTTCCGCCTGGCCGCACGCGCCTCGCGGGACGCGGTGTGGGAGTGGGACCCGCGCACGGGCGCCGTGGACTGGACGAGCGGCGTGCACGAGGTGTTCGGCTACCCCCCCGCGGCCGTCCGGGACGTCTTCGAGTGGAAGGTGGAGCACCTGCACCCGGAGGACCGCGCGCGCGTGGTGCGCAGCCTGGAGACCACGCTGGCCGGCACCGAGCACGAGTGGCAGGACACGTACCGCTTCCGGCGCGCCAACGGTACCTGGGCGCACGTGGTGGACCGCTGCCACATCGTCCGCGACTCGAAGGACAAGGCGGTGCAGGTGGTGGGGGCGATGCAGGACGTCACCGAGCGCCATGAGGCGGAGGCCGCGCGCACCCGGCTGCTGGAGCTGGAGCGCCGCGCCCGCGAGGAGGCGGACCGGCAGCGGGCCATGCTGGCCACCCTCTTCGAGCAGGTGCCCGCGCTGCTCGGCGTGCTGAGGGCGCCGGACCAGCGCTTCGTGGTGGCCAACGCGCGGATGCGGCAGATCCATGGGAACCGGCCGCTGGTGGGGCGTCCCATCCGCGAGGCCCTCTCCGAGCTGGAGGGCCAGGGGTTCCTGGAGCTGCTGGACACGGTGTTCGCCACCGGAGAGCCCTTCAGCGCCCGGGAGATGCCCGCGCGCCTCGACCGGCGCAACGACGGCGAGCTGTCCGAGGGCTACTTCGACTTCATGTACCAGCCGATGCTGGACACGGCGGGCCAGGTGGAGGCCGTCATCCTCTTCGCGGTGGAGGTGACGGACACGGTGCTGGCGCGGCGCAAGGAGTCCGAGCTGGCCGGAGCGCTGCGCGAGAGCGAGCAGCGGCTGCGCTCGGCGCTGGCCGCGGCCAACGTGGGGACGTGGCGGCTGGACCTGGGCACGCGGCTGAACCTGCGCGACGCCAACTTCAACCGCATCCTCGGGCTGGAGCCGAAGGAGACGCTGTCGCCGCTGGAGGACTTCTTCGCGCGCATCCACCCGGAGGACCGGCCGGGCATCGAGGAGGCCATCGGGCGCGCCATCCGCGAGCGGGGAGTGCTCGAGGCCGAGTACCGCATCCTCCGGACGGACGGCGCGGTGCGGTGGATTCGGGACCAGGGGCAGGTGCTGCTGGACGCGCGGGGCGAGCCCACGCACCTCACCGGGGCGCTGGCGGACATCACCGAGCCGAAGCGGCTGACGGCGGAGATGCGCGAGCGGGCGGACTTCGAGCGGCAGCTCATCGGGATTGTGAGCCACGATTTGCGCAACCCGCTGAGCGCGATAACGCTGGCGGTGTCGGTGGTGCTCCAGCGCGGCGGGCTGGACGACCGGATGGAGCGGCACGTGCAGCGCATCCAGCGCTCGGCGGAGCGCGCGACGGGGATGATTCGTGACTTGCTGGACTTCACGCGGGCGCGGCAGGGCGGAGGGATTCCGGTGTTCCCCCGGCCGGCGGACCTGCACGAGGTGGCGCACGCGGTGGTGGACGAGGTCCACGCGGCCTCGCCGGGCCGGAAGCTCGTGGCGGAGCAGTCGGGGAACGGCGCGGGGACGTGGGACCCGGACCGGCTGGCGCAGGTGCTGAGCAACCTGCTGGGCAATGCGCTGCAGTACAGCCCGCCGGACTCGCCGGTGCGGGTGGTGTCGCGCGGCCTGGAGGACGGGGTGGTGCTGGAGGTCCACAACGAGGGGGCGCCGATTCCCCCGGAGCAGCAGCCGCGCATCTTCGAGCCGCTGGAGCGGGGCGCGGAGCGGCCGGAGGACCGCGGCGGGCGCAGCATCGGCCTGGGGCTCTACATCGTCCGCAGCATCGTCCAGGCGCACGGCGGCACGGTGGAGGTGCGCTCCTCGGCTGAAGAGGGCACGACCTTCACGGTGCGCCTGCCGCGCCATGCGCCCTCGGCGCTCGTGCCTCGGGACGTGGCGGCGGGGTAG
- a CDS encoding alpha/beta hydrolase: MAENSTNVRTKLTLTGIRATARGLGVVAPGVAAAWAERLFRSPRRTRRSRTAEEVLAQGQRRVLKLGGERVSVWSWGEGPRVLLVHGWSGYGGQLTAYVAPLVQAGFSVVTYDAPGHGVSSGRLSSLPEMADMVARVARATGGPYAVVAHSLGAAATALAMRDGLKVERAVFLSPPTDPRWAVRAFGKMLGFSEGIQKRLSARLEARFDMRLRDMVLPHFVPLLQVPLRIFHDVGDREVPVEAGEAVARAWPGAKLTRTEGLGHHRILYAPEVVAPAVAFLSEGRPRNAWPTLELLASAEPPRGHLRMVPGR; this comes from the coding sequence ATGGCAGAAAATAGCACGAACGTTCGGACGAAACTGACGCTGACGGGAATCCGGGCCACGGCGAGGGGCCTGGGGGTGGTGGCGCCGGGGGTGGCGGCGGCGTGGGCGGAGCGGTTGTTCCGTTCGCCCCGGCGGACGCGGCGCTCGCGCACGGCCGAGGAGGTGCTGGCGCAGGGGCAGCGGCGGGTGCTGAAGCTGGGGGGCGAGCGGGTGTCGGTGTGGAGCTGGGGCGAGGGCCCCCGGGTGCTGCTGGTGCACGGGTGGAGCGGCTACGGCGGGCAGCTCACGGCCTACGTGGCGCCGCTGGTGCAGGCGGGCTTCTCGGTGGTGACGTACGACGCGCCGGGGCACGGGGTTTCGTCCGGGCGTCTCAGCTCGCTGCCGGAAATGGCGGACATGGTGGCGCGGGTGGCGCGTGCCACGGGCGGGCCGTATGCGGTGGTGGCGCACTCGCTGGGCGCGGCGGCCACGGCGTTGGCCATGCGGGACGGGCTGAAGGTGGAGCGCGCGGTGTTCCTCTCTCCGCCGACGGACCCGCGCTGGGCCGTCCGCGCCTTCGGGAAGATGCTGGGCTTCTCCGAGGGAATCCAGAAGCGGCTGTCGGCGCGACTCGAGGCGCGCTTCGACATGCGGCTGCGGGACATGGTGCTCCCCCACTTCGTACCCCTGTTGCAGGTGCCACTGCGCATCTTCCACGACGTGGGGGACAGGGAGGTGCCGGTGGAGGCGGGTGAGGCGGTGGCCCGTGCGTGGCCGGGGGCGAAGCTGACGCGCACGGAGGGGCTGGGCCACCACCGCATCCTCTACGCGCCGGAGGTGGTGGCGCCCGCGGTGGCCTTCCTATCGGAGGGCCGCCCGCGCAATGCGTGGCCGACGCTGGAGCTGCTGGCCTCGGCGGAGCCTCCGCGCGGGCACCTGCGCATGGTGCCCGGGCGCTGA
- a CDS encoding ABC transporter ATP-binding protein translates to MLSLRNLVKVYPGPVAALRGVDLDVPRGMFGLLGPNGAGKSTLMKILSGLLEPTSGEVTLDGLDIVRNPEALRPHLGYLPQEFGFYPYLTGEAMLLYLLKLKGVTAQQGLKKLCAELLERVNLTFAAKRKVKEYSGGMRQRLGIAQALAGNPKLIIVDEPTAGLDPEERLRFYRLLAEVAHERTVLLSTHIVEDVAMLCPRFAVIRQGRVVAITSPTEAKAAIAGTIFEGTASAAELSELQRTRRVTQAVLFEGRNRVRIHEPGGAVPAGFERVTPTLEDAYLLLMKDTREAATPAESTAPVVHEVAR, encoded by the coding sequence ATGCTCTCCCTGCGCAATCTGGTGAAGGTGTACCCGGGCCCCGTGGCCGCCCTGCGGGGTGTGGACCTGGACGTGCCGCGCGGCATGTTCGGGCTGCTGGGGCCCAACGGCGCCGGCAAGTCCACGCTGATGAAGATTCTGTCGGGCCTGCTGGAGCCCACCTCGGGAGAGGTGACGCTGGACGGGTTGGACATCGTCCGGAACCCGGAGGCGCTGCGGCCCCACCTGGGCTACCTGCCGCAGGAGTTCGGCTTCTACCCGTACCTCACGGGCGAGGCGATGCTGCTGTACCTCCTGAAGCTCAAGGGCGTCACCGCGCAGCAGGGGCTGAAGAAGCTGTGCGCGGAGCTGCTGGAGCGCGTCAACCTCACCTTCGCTGCGAAGCGGAAGGTGAAGGAGTACTCGGGCGGCATGCGGCAGCGGCTCGGGATTGCGCAGGCGCTGGCGGGCAACCCGAAGCTCATCATCGTCGACGAGCCCACCGCCGGCCTGGACCCGGAGGAACGGCTGCGCTTCTACCGGCTGCTGGCGGAGGTGGCCCACGAGCGCACGGTGCTGCTGTCCACGCACATCGTCGAGGACGTGGCCATGCTGTGCCCGCGCTTCGCCGTCATCCGCCAGGGCCGCGTGGTGGCGATTACGTCTCCCACCGAGGCGAAGGCCGCGATTGCCGGCACCATCTTCGAGGGCACCGCGTCCGCCGCGGAGCTGTCCGAGCTCCAGCGCACCCGCCGCGTCACGCAGGCCGTGCTCTTCGAGGGCCGCAACCGCGTGCGCATCCACGAGCCGGGCGGCGCCGTGCCCGCTGGCTTCGAGCGCGTGACGCCCACGCTGGAGGACGCCTACCTCCTCTTGATGAAGGACACGCGCGAGGCCGCCACGCCCGCTGAGTCCACGGCGCCCGTCGTCCATGAGGTGGCACGATGA
- a CDS encoding DUF4398 domain-containing protein, with protein sequence MRPKLLAALLCLTFVGCAGQRVIPVPTERRVEAEASLKAAEGAGAARVPEAARHLEYARQQLAAAERLLVEGEQEAAELRFRQAEADADLAHALARSVPMEQQARRTTQQAESLRRGLQ encoded by the coding sequence GTGCGCCCGAAGCTGCTTGCCGCCCTGCTGTGCCTGACCTTTGTCGGGTGCGCCGGACAGCGTGTCATTCCCGTTCCCACTGAGCGCCGCGTCGAGGCAGAGGCCTCGTTGAAGGCCGCGGAAGGCGCGGGCGCGGCCCGCGTCCCCGAGGCCGCCCGGCACCTCGAGTACGCCCGGCAGCAGCTTGCCGCCGCCGAGCGGCTGCTCGTCGAGGGCGAGCAGGAGGCCGCGGAGCTGCGCTTCCGACAGGCCGAGGCCGACGCCGACCTGGCGCACGCGCTGGCCCGCTCCGTCCCCATGGAGCAGCAAGCGCGGCGGACCACCCAGCAGGCCGAGTCCCTGCGTCGCGGACTCCAGTGA
- a CDS encoding VOC family protein, whose protein sequence is MPKAIPDGYHTLTPHFALRDAAKAIEFYKAALGAIELYRMPMPGGKIAHAELQIGDARFMVADEMPEWDNKSAKTFGGSPMGLMIYTENVDALAERFVKAGGKQVRPLENQFYGDRSGSFEDPEGYRWMLSQHVEDVSPEEMQRRMEKMGA, encoded by the coding sequence ATGCCCAAGGCGATTCCCGACGGATACCACACCCTCACGCCGCACTTCGCGCTGCGCGACGCGGCGAAGGCCATCGAGTTCTACAAGGCCGCGCTCGGCGCCATCGAGCTGTACCGGATGCCCATGCCGGGCGGGAAGATTGCCCACGCGGAGCTGCAGATTGGCGACGCGCGCTTCATGGTGGCGGACGAGATGCCCGAGTGGGACAACAAGAGCGCGAAGACCTTCGGCGGCTCGCCGATGGGCCTCATGATCTACACGGAGAACGTGGACGCGCTCGCCGAGCGCTTCGTGAAGGCCGGCGGCAAGCAGGTGCGGCCGCTGGAGAACCAGTTCTACGGCGACCGCTCCGGCTCGTTCGAGGACCCCGAGGGCTACAGGTGGATGCTCTCGCAGCACGTCGAGGACGTGTCGCCCGAGGAGATGCAGCGCCGCATGGAGAAGATGGGCGCGTAA
- a CDS encoding group II truncated hemoglobin, whose product MPVELKLPPSDDWVPTLDDTPYLRLGGEEAVRALAHAFYDAMDADEPALARLHELDEQGRVNVGTRERFGLFLVGWLGGPQHYMERHGHPRLRMRHGHLPVDTGMRDAWLRSMHKALDARGVTGGLRRFLEERFAQVADFLRNTEG is encoded by the coding sequence ATGCCCGTTGAGCTGAAGCTGCCCCCCTCGGATGACTGGGTACCCACCCTTGACGACACGCCGTACCTGCGGCTCGGTGGCGAGGAGGCGGTGCGCGCGCTGGCCCACGCCTTCTACGACGCCATGGACGCCGACGAGCCCGCCCTGGCCCGGCTGCATGAATTGGACGAGCAGGGCCGGGTGAATGTGGGCACGCGCGAGCGCTTCGGCCTCTTCCTGGTCGGCTGGCTGGGGGGCCCGCAACATTATATGGAGCGCCACGGCCACCCCCGGCTGCGCATGCGCCACGGCCACCTGCCCGTGGACACCGGGATGCGCGACGCCTGGCTGCGCTCCATGCACAAGGCCCTGGATGCCCGGGGCGTCACGGGCGGCCTGCGCCGCTTCCTGGAGGAGCGCTTCGCCCAGGTGGCGGACTTCCTCCGCAACACCGAGGGTTGA
- a CDS encoding 5'-3' exonuclease has translation MRLHLVDGTYELFRAHFSPRPGHAAPGGQDVKATVGLMSSLLMLLHEPAESVTHLAVAFDNPIRSFRNALFAGYKSEEGVPPELLAQFDLAEEAVRALGVTAWSMKEHEADDALATAAARFAGQVEQVRVMTPDKDLGQCVRGKKVVQVDRRQEKEFDEEGVRARLGVLPASVPDLLALMGDDADGIPGLPGFGEKGASALLGAYGHLEKIPDDASAWTVRPRGAEKLAATLREHREAALLYRKLATVVTDAPLPGTASLADLEWKGVPRGTFEALCDRLGLTTIKRRPKRWVE, from the coding sequence ATGCGCCTGCACCTGGTGGACGGTACCTATGAGTTGTTCCGCGCCCACTTCTCGCCCCGGCCCGGCCATGCGGCCCCGGGAGGGCAGGACGTGAAGGCGACGGTGGGGTTGATGTCGTCGCTGCTCATGCTGCTGCACGAGCCGGCCGAGTCGGTGACGCACCTCGCGGTGGCGTTCGACAACCCCATCCGCTCGTTCCGCAACGCGCTGTTCGCCGGGTACAAGAGCGAGGAGGGCGTGCCGCCGGAATTGCTCGCGCAGTTCGACCTGGCGGAGGAGGCGGTGCGCGCGCTGGGCGTCACGGCGTGGTCCATGAAGGAGCACGAGGCGGACGACGCGCTGGCCACGGCCGCGGCGCGCTTCGCCGGCCAGGTGGAGCAGGTGCGGGTGATGACGCCGGACAAGGACCTGGGCCAGTGCGTGCGCGGGAAGAAGGTCGTGCAGGTGGACCGGCGGCAGGAGAAGGAGTTCGACGAGGAGGGCGTGCGCGCGAGGCTGGGCGTGCTGCCCGCGAGCGTGCCGGACCTGCTGGCGCTGATGGGCGACGACGCGGACGGCATCCCCGGGCTGCCGGGCTTCGGTGAGAAGGGCGCGTCGGCGCTGCTGGGCGCGTACGGCCACCTGGAGAAGATTCCGGACGACGCGTCGGCGTGGACGGTGCGGCCGCGAGGCGCGGAGAAGCTGGCCGCCACGCTGCGTGAGCACCGCGAGGCGGCGCTGCTGTACCGCAAGCTGGCCACGGTGGTGACGGATGCGCCCCTGCCGGGCACGGCGTCGCTCGCGGACCTGGAGTGGAAGGGCGTGCCGCGAGGGACGTTCGAGGCGCTCTGCGACCGCCTGGGCCTCACCACCATCAAGCGCCGCCCGAAGCGCTGGGTCGAATAG
- a CDS encoding TetR/AcrR family transcriptional regulator, with product MRKGELTHQTILETAIRLASRVGLQGLSIGGLAEELSLSKSGLFAHFKSKAELQVQVLQTATEVFTERVVRPALTRPRGEPRVRALFEGWLTWDRDKIFEGGCIFVAAAAELDDAPGPARDTLVQSQRDWLDCLAQAARIAVAEGHFRKDVDVEQFAHDEYAAMLGFHHSQRLMKDPQAETRARRAFEALLVAARNPST from the coding sequence ATGCGCAAGGGCGAGCTCACGCACCAGACCATCCTCGAGACGGCCATCCGGCTGGCGAGCCGGGTGGGCCTGCAGGGGCTGAGCATCGGCGGGCTGGCGGAGGAATTGAGCCTCTCCAAGAGCGGCCTGTTCGCGCACTTCAAGTCCAAGGCGGAGCTCCAGGTCCAGGTGCTGCAGACGGCCACCGAGGTCTTCACGGAGCGCGTCGTCCGCCCGGCCCTGACGCGACCGCGTGGCGAGCCCCGTGTCCGGGCCCTCTTCGAGGGTTGGCTCACCTGGGACAGGGACAAGATTTTCGAGGGCGGCTGCATCTTCGTGGCGGCGGCGGCGGAATTGGACGACGCGCCGGGGCCCGCGAGGGACACGCTGGTGCAGAGCCAGCGAGACTGGCTGGACTGCCTGGCGCAGGCCGCCCGCATCGCCGTGGCCGAGGGCCACTTCCGCAAGGACGTGGACGTGGAGCAGTTCGCCCATGACGAGTACGCGGCGATGCTCGGCTTCCACCACTCGCAGCGGCTGATGAAGGACCCGCAGGCGGAGACGCGCGCCCGGCGTGCCTTCGAGGCGCTGCTCGTCGCCGCCCGCAACCCCAGCACCTGA